The genomic DNA GGAAGAAGTCGTCAAATTTTCCCTTATGCCCCCATGGCAGCAAGGGGATGGAGCGTTGTCGGATAAGGAGGAGCGTTGGAAACCTTGGTTGCCTTTTGTGAAGACAGAGCGGCTTGTGGAAGAGAGGTCGGGACAATTAGAATTGAAAAAGGGGATGGAAAAAACCTTCATTATTCCGTTATTGAAAACGAAAATATTGTCGGAACCTTCCAGAAAAGTCATCATTAAAGATGAGAAAATTTTGCACGTCACATTCGATAATGATAAAGTAAATGGGACTGTATTGTTTCTGCTGAATGATGATATTGCTGTAAAAAGACCGATATCCCAAGGAGACGAAGCCAATTGGACGAACAACTGATTCACTTGCATGTCGAAGATCCGAATGAAGCTGTTATGCTTCTAGGGATTTCCGACCAGAACATGAAGTTGATTGAAGAGAATTTACAAGTTTCGATTATGACAAGAGGCGAAACCATTTCCCTCAATGGAGATGCGACGCAGATTGCATCCGCAAAAGTGTTGCTAGAGCAACTTTTAAAAGTAATCCGTAAAGGGATTAACATTAACCAACGTGATGTATTGACTGCCATTGAAATGGTGAAAAGTGGTACAATTGAATACTATTCTGAACTGTACGATGAAGAAATTGCACGCAATATGAAAGGGAAGGCTATCCGCGCCAAAACCATCGGACAACGTGAATATGTTCAAGCAATTCGCAGAAGGGATCTTGTGTTTTGTATTGGCCCTGCCGGTACGGGAAAAACCTATTTAGCCGTTGTGCTTGCGGTGCAAGCGATGAAAACGGGTTCTGCTAAAAAAATTGTTTTAACACGCCCAGCAGTGGAAGCAGGCGAGAGCCTTGGTTTTCTTCCAGGGGACTTGAAAGAGAAAGTAGATCCGTACTTGCGCCCACTATATGATGCGCTACATGATGTTTTAGGAACGGAGCATACAGATCGGCTCATCGAAAGAGGCGTTATTGAAGTGGCACCACTTGCCTATATGAGGGGCCGGACACTCGATGATGCTTTTGTTATTCTTGATGAAGCACAAAATACAACAAAAGCGCAGATGAAAATGTTTTTGACGCGTCTCGGATTTGGTTCAAAAATGGTCATTACTGGAGACAAGACCCAGATTGATTTACCAAAAGGGACGGAATCGGGCCTCATTACGGCAGAAAAAGTTTTGCATCAAGTAACAGATATCCATTTCCAATACTTAGAGCAGGGCGATGTCGTTCGTCATCCAATCGTTGCAAAAATAATTGAAGCCTACGAAAAGGAGCAGTCATCCTAAGTGACTGCTTTTTTAACAGGTAGGCGTAAGTTTTCGACTTACGCCCCGTGCTATTCTTATTGTCTAGGCTCTGGGCGCCAGCCACTCAGGTCATAAGTTTTTTCGGCTGTGAGGCAAAGAACGCTTCTTCGTCAAATCATCTTATGCCTGTCGCGTCTAAGCGGGCGTCCTGCGCTTATCTTAACAACCTAATCAGTAGATAAAGAGAGAGACTGGGGGAAGATTTCGATGTTCCAACCAATCATTAAACTTGTAAAATCATTGAAATTTAACTATTTTTCGATATTTTTTATTGGGTTATCTGTATTGTTTCTTTTTACATTCATGTACGGCAGTGTGAAAAAAGAAACGTATGATGTGAAGTCTTTTCAAATTTCACAGGATACCATTCGTTCATTAAAAACGGTTGAAGATACAGTCAAGACGGAACAAGATCGACAGCGTGCTGCTCAAGAAATCGAGCCGGTCTATTTATTTTCGGAGGACGTGGCAAAAAATCGACAAGCCATTGCGACATCGCTGTTTGACATTATCGTGGGTGTGAAAAGTTCAAGCGTGTCAGATTCAGCAAGTAAAGATGAAAAAGCAGCACCAACGAAAGAACAAGTTGCAGAAATCCGCAAGCAATTTGCCAGTTTGGAAAAAGAAGAGCCTAGCTTGCGACTGACAGATGATGCGATTGTTGCGTTGTTAGCGCAGGATATAGATGTTTTACTGAAAATGGAACATGCGCTTGTGACAATTATTGGAGAAGAATTGGCGAAACCGATTAGAACTACAGATTTATCGACTGTTCGGTATGAAGTTGAACAAAAACTTCGTCTGTCGGATGCGATACCATCAACTTCTTTACAAACATTAATTGTACTGAGCCGTTCGCTAGTCGTAGAAACTGAAACGGTCAATGAGGAACTAACACAGAAACGAGTAGAACAGGCAAAGGAAGCGGTTGAACCGACACGTATTTTACAGGGACAAGTAATCGTTCGGGAAGGGCAAGTCATTGACGGAGAAATTTACCGACAATTAGAGTTGGTTGGATTGTTAACGAACCAATCGACTGTCAAACCAATGGCAGGTCTCACCTTATTTGTTTTATTTATTGGAGCGTTATTGTATTTGCATTTCTTTACATGGAATGACAATGAGACTGTGAAGAAAAAGTCCTTGCTTATTGTTTTAACTGTTTTTTTCTTACTCATTATTATGATGAAGCTCATATCCCTCATCGAAAAGGATTTTGACGTCCTGTTAGCGTTCTTATTCCCGACTGCGCTTGCGCCAATGTTAATTAAGCTGTTGACGAATGAGCGGTTGGCGATTTTGGGGACCTTTATGACGGCGGCTACATCCGGAATCATTTTGCATGAAGGCTATGCGGCGATTATTCAGATGGAAGTTGCATTGTACATACTTTTTGGCGGTATTATTAGCTTGTATTTACTTGGAAATAGCGGCCGACGCTCAAGTATTTTACGGACAAGCATAGGTGTGTCTGTCTCTAACATATTATTTATTGGGTTTTATTTACTGATGACACAGTCATCATATGAGTTGCCTGAACTTACTTTTTACTTAATAGCGGCGATTACTTCAGGGATTTTGTCAGGAGCATTGACAATCGGGCTAATGCCGTTTTTCGAGTCCGTCTTTGGATTGTTATCAGATATGCGTCTAATTGAATTATCGAACCCAAATCACCCGTTATTGAAAAAAGTATTGATAGAAACACCTGGCACATATCATCATAGTGTGATGGTAGCCAATTTGTCGGATGCGGCTTGTGAAGCTATCGGTGCAAATGGGCTTCTTGCGAGAGTTGGGAGTTATTACCATGATATTGGGAAAACGATGCGGCCGAATTACTTTATAGAAAATCAATTGGCCGGACAAAATCCACACGATGCATTACCGCCAGAGAAAAGTTGTGATATTATTATTTCGCATGCTGAAGATGGCGCTAAATTACTTGCGAAGCATAAGATGCCCGCAGAAATTGTAGATATTGCGAGGCAACATCATGGGACAAGTTTGTTGAAGTTTTTCTATGTAAAGGCGAAGGAAGCAGGACAAGATGTTACAGACGAAGATTATCGCTACAAAGGTCCGAAGCCTCAAACGAAAGAAATTGCGATTATTTCAATTGCAGATAGCGTAGAAGCGGCAGTCCGTTCAATGAAAGAACCAACCCCGCAAAAAATTGCTGGACTTGTTAGGGCGATTATTAATGATCGATTGAATGACGGGCAATTTGACCAGTGTGATTTGTCAATGAAAGAGCTGAAAAAAGTAGAAACAGTCATTTGTGAAACATTAAACGGGATATTCCATAATCGTATCGAATATCCGAAATAAAAAAGAAAGGCGCTGGTAACTATGATGGAATTTTATTTTGATGATCGAACGGACTCCGTAGACGACGGCATCCATGAGCTTGTGCGCAATTTGCTGAATCATGCAGCGGCAGAAGAAGGGCTGACAGCGGAAACGGAAATTTCGATTACTTTTATGACCGATGAAGACATTCGAGAAGTCAATGCGGAGTATAGAGGGAAGGATTCTGCGACAGATGTGATTTCATTTGCGCTGGAAGAGGTAACGGAAGAGGAAGTTTTAATCGTTGCAGAAGAAGGCATGCCGGTCGTTCTTGGAGACATTATTATCTCTGTAGAAACGGCTAAAAGGCAGGCGGAAGAGTACGGCCATGACTATACGCGGGAAGTAGGTTTTTTAGCACTTCATGGCTTCCTTCATTTACTGGGCTATGACCATATGACGGAAGAAGATGAATTAAAGATGTTCGGTAGGCAGAAGGACATTCTTGCTTCGTTTGGACTGGAGAGGTAAAACGAAGATGCAGAAATTTTTCAAAGCGTTCGTTTATGCTGGAAACGGGATACTTCATGGTATCATAGCAGAGCGGAATGTGAAATTTCATGTGCTAGCGGCAATCATCACCTTTGGAGCCGGTTGGATAACAGGCTTATCGCGGGTGGAGTGGTTTGTGGTTCTGATTTTAATCGGTGGTATGTTGGCGCTTGAATTGATGAATTCAGCAGTCGAGCGTGTTGTGGATCTTGTTACGCAAGAGCGTCATCCACTTGCCAAACAGGCCAAGGATTTGGCTTCGGGTGCTGTGCTGATTTTTGCGGTTGTCAGTGCTGTTATCGGGCTAATGATTTTTCTCCCGAAATGGTTGTAACTGAAATTAGTGGGGCAGGGTAGCGTAATCGATTAAGAAAAGAGGTTGTGATATGGATATGAAAAAATTGCTTGATGAATCGAAAATAGCGCGTGAGAAAGCGTATGTACCTTATTCGAAATTCCCGGTAGGCGCGGCACTCTTAGCAGAAGATGGAACTGTTTATCACGGTTGTAACATTGAGAATTCATCATACAGTATGACCAATTGTGCGGAGCGTACAGCATTTTTTAAAGCTGTTTCAGAAGGTGTTCATACGTTTAAGGCGCTTGCGGTAGTTGGAGATACGGAAGGGCCGATTTCACCATGTGGTGCATGTCGGCAAGTGATAGCGGAGTTTTGTGATGGTGCGATGCCGGTATATTTAACAAATTTAAAAGGAGACGTCCTCGAAACAACGGTAGCAGCATTGTTGCCAGGTGCGTTTTCACAGGAGGATCTTTCTTATGCAGCAAAACAATAAATCATTCAAATCAGGTTTTATCTCGATTATTGGTCGTCCCAATGTTGGGAAATCGACATTTTTAAATCGGGTTGTAGGGCAAAAAATCGCGATTATGAGCGATAAGCCACAGACAACACGCAACAAAGTACAAGGGGTTGTCACAACAGATGACTCGCAATTTGTTTTTATAGATACGCCGGGAATTCATAAGCCAAAGCATAAGCTTGGTGACTTTATGGTAAGGACGGCACGTAATACGTTGAAGGAAGTTGACGTCATTATGTTTATGGTCAATGCGGATGAAGCGATTGGCCGTGGAGATCGTTTTATTATTGAGATGCTTGAAAGTACGAAGACACCTGTATTTTTGATCATCAATAAAATCGATTTGGTTCACCCAGATGATTTGTTAAAAATTATTACGACATATACTGCTGAATATGATTTTGCGGAAATTGTTCCGATTTCTGCGATGAACGGTAACAATGTAGAGCGCCTTATTGAAACATTGACGAAATATTTACCAGAAGGTCCGAAATACTATCCAGACGATCAAGTGACGGACCATCCAGAACGTTTCATTATCTCTGAATTGATTCGTGAAAAGGTACTGCATTTGACGCGGGAAGAAATTCCTCATTCTGTGGCGGTTGTTATTGAGAAGATTGAACGCGAAGAGACACGCGAAATGGTCAATGTTATGGCAACGATTGTCGTCGACCGTGATTCACAGAAAGGCATTGTCATCGGGAAGAAAGGAGCATTGCTGAAGGAGATTGGCACGAAGGCGCGTCATGATATTGAAATGTTACTTGGTTCGAAAGTGTTTCTTGAGCTTTGGGTGAAAGTACAAAAAGATTGGCGCAACAAGCCGGGACAACTGAAGGAATTTGGTTTTAGGGAAGACGAATATTAAGAAAAAAGGAACGTTATTAGCTACGTAATCCACATTATGTGGGCCTGGAGGTGATTGCCTTGCTGAACAAATGGGAAGGAATCATTCTAAGAAGTATTCCATATGGCGAGTCGAACAAAATTGTTACACTTTATACAAAAGAAGCTGGAAAGTTAACCGCAATGGCAAGGGGAGCTAAAAAACCAGCGAGTCGCTTAGCCGCGATTACGCAGCCATTTACACATGGCTCATTCCTTATTCGAACGGGAAGAGGGATGGGGAGCTTGGAACAAGGCGAGCCTATTGATTCGATGCGTCACATTCGTGAAGATCTCGAGGCGACTGCTTATGCGAGTTATGTTGTTGAACTGATCGATCGATTGACAGAGGATAATGAGCGATCTCAAGGTGTTTACGGTCTATTGCATGAGGCGCTTCATGCCATTAATGAGCAATATGATCCTGAAGCGATTGCGCTGTTTGTAGAGTGGAAGATGCTACCGATTGCTGGGATTCATCCTGTGCTGCATCAGTGTGCGAATTGTGGTGCGACAGAAGGAGAGTTTGCTTTTTCTTTTCAAGCAATCGGCTTTCTTTGCCATCGATGTTTTCATGTAGATCGCTATTTAATTCGCATATCACCGACGCAACTGAAGCTGATCCGGACATTTTATACGGTTCCGATTAGTCGAGTGGGCAACCTATCGCTGAAAAAGACGACAAAGCAATTTATGAAAAAGCTGGTTCGGACGATTTACGATGAACAGGTTGGTGTTCGATTAAAATCAAGAGCATTTCTTGATCAGTTAGAAGCGACACCTGAACTATTACCGAGAAAAGAAAAATCGGAGGAAGAAGGCGAATAATGCCTTATTTCTCCGTTTTTTTTTGTCTAAGTGCTAAAACTATATAAATTGAAATAAAGAATCTCACTAACACCGCTCGGCGCTTGCGGATGCCTCCATAAGCCAGTCAGAAAACCACTGCCAGTCTTATGGCTTCGGTGACTGCTTGTAAGGCGCCTTCGCTGGATAGTAGATGAAAATCATAAGTTTAGCCTATATAAAAAGAACCTAAACAATTTGCACTGTCTAGGTTCTTTTCTTGATTAAAATTCAAGGTGTTTTGCAATGTATGCTTTTACTTCTTCAATCGGCATACGTACTTGCTCCATTGAGTCGCGGTGACGAACTGTTACTTGACGATCTTCTTCAGAATCAAAGTCATACGTAATGCAGAATGGTGTTCCGATTTCATCTTGACGGCGGTAGCGTCTACCGATAGATTGAGAATCATCGTATTGCACATTGAAATGTTTCGCTAGTTCTGCGTAAACAGATTCTGCACCATCAGCTAGTTTCTTTGATAATGGCAGAACTGCTGCTTTGACAGGTGCAAGAGCAGGGTGGAAGCGAAGTACAGTACGTTTATCATCGCCTTCAAGCTCTTCTTCATCGTATGCATCACATAGGAACGCAAGTGTTACACGATCCGCCCCAAGAGATGGCTCGATGCAATATGGCACGAATTTTTCATTTGTTACAGGGTCTTGGTAGTGGAAGTCTTCGCCTGAATGCTCCATATGGCGCTTTAAGTCAAAGTCTGTACGGTTCGCAATACCCCATAGCTCGCCCCAACCGAATGGGAATTTGTATTCGATGTCAACAGTCCCTTTAGAGTAGTGGGAAAGTTCGTCTTCATTATGCTCACGTAGGCGCATATTGTCTTCCGTCATGCTGAGATTCAACAAGAATTGTTTTGAATAATCGCGCCAGTATTCATACCATTTCATATCTTCGCCAGGCTTACAGAAGAATTCAAGCTCCATTTGTTCGAATTCACGTGTACGGAATGTGAAGTTACCTGGTGTAATTTCGTTACGGAAACTTTTACCGATTTGTGCAATACCGAAAGGCATTTTCTTTCTCATTGAACGTTGGACATTTTTAAAGTTGACGAAGATTCCTTGAGCTGTTTCAGGACGAAGGAAAATTTCGTTTGCTGACGAATCCGTCACACCTTGTGATGTTTTAAACATTAAGTTGAACTGACGGATTTCCGTATAGTCCATTGCGCCACAAGTTGGGCAAATGACATTATGTTCTTGAACAAGGTCGGACATTTTGTCGAAAGACAGACCATCAACGACCATTTCAATGCCTTTTGCATCTAATGCATCTTCAATCAGTTTGTCTGCACGATGGCGTGTTTTACATTTTTTACAGTCGATCATTGGATCATTGAAGTTTCCGATATGGCCGGAAGCTGCCCATACTTTTGGATTCATCAGAATGGCTGCATCGAGTCCAACGTTATACGGTGACTCCTGAATGAATTTCTGCCACCAAGCTTTTTTTACATTGTTTTTCAGCTCGATACCAAGTGGACCATAATCCCATGTATTTGCAAGGCCACCATAAATTTCAGAGCCTGGGAAAACGAAACCTCTTTGTTTTGCTAAGTTAACGATTTGTTCCATTGACAACTTTGACATAATAAATCCCTCCAATTATTTAAATATGCCGAGGCTTAGGTTTGCTTATGCCGAACCAAATTAAAAAGCACCCATCCCCGGACATAATGTCCGGGGACGAGTGCATGATAACCCGCGGTTCCACCCCGATTGACTGCCTAGACAGTCCTCTTTATTAAATCATTGGCTCCAGGTTGCCGTTTCATGTCGGTACGGGCTCTCACCATCCCCGTTCGCTTCGTTTTGACACTACTTATCGACCTATCTCCGCCTATTCAATTCTTTTTTAGTCTATCACGGTTCCGCTTTCTTCGCAATAGTTGGCGTCTTCGTATATAATAATCGAGGATAAAGAATTGAACGATTAGGGCGGTGACACATATGGAACTGAATAAGCGCCAGACGGAGATCCTTGCAATCGTCAAAGCTGATGGGCCAATTACTGGCGAACAAATTGCAGAACGACTTACGCTAGCGAGGGCTACAATCCGTCCAGATTTAGCCATATTGACGATGGCAGGCTATTTGGATGCGAGACCTCGTGTTGGCTATTTCTATTCTGGAAAGAAACCAGTCCAATCGGTTGCTGACAGTATGATCGGTATGAAAGTACGTGATTTTCAGTCAATCCCGGTCGTAGTAGCAGAAAACATCTCGGTCTATGACGCGATTTGCCAGATGTTCTTAGAAGACGTTGGCACGCTGTTTGTCGTGGATAGTTCTTCGCTTCTTACAGGGGTCCTTTCAAGAAAAGATTTATTGCGAACAAGCTTGGGGAATAAAGATTTAGAGAAAATTCCTGTGCATGTGATTATGACGCGAATGCCAAATATTACGTATTGTAACAAGCAGGATACGTTATTGTTTGTGGCGAAGAAAATGATAGACCAGCAGATTGATTCCTTGCCTGTCGTTGTGGACAAAGGGAAAGGCCTGGAAGTCATTGGAAGGATAACGAAAACGAATATTACCGCAGCCTTTCTGTCACTTGCGGATGACCATGAATTATGAGGGGGATTCAATGATAAAGTTAACATTGTTCATCGTTTCCGACTCTGTTGGAGAAACGGCCGACTTGGTTGCGAAGGCGGCTGCAAGTCAGTTCAAGCAAGGGCTTGAGACCGTTTCATTGAAACGATTTTCACATATTGAAGAAGAATCACAATTAGGTGAAATTGCATTTTTGGCAAAACAACAACATGCTGTTATTATTTACACACTTGTTAAAAGCAATATGCGTAAGAAGCTCAAAGAGGAGTGTCTAGCTAAAGGTGTGGATTGTATTGATTTGCTAGGCCCGGTCGTTGAGAAAATTGGCGTAGAGCTCGACGAACAGCCATTGGAAGAGCCTGGACTTGTACGACAATTGGATGAGGATTATTTCAGAAAAATTGAAGCGATTGAATTTGCGGTTAAATATGACGATGGTAGAGATCCACGTGGAATTTTGAAGGCAGATATTGTTCTTGTCGGTGTTTCTCGCACTTCAAAAACCCCATTATCGCAGTACCTCGCACATAAACGTTATAAAGTAGCGAATGTACCGCTTGTACCTGAAGTCGATCCGCCAGAAGAGTTATTTCATATTAATCCCGAGAAATGCTTTGGATTGATTATTTCACCGGAGAAATTGAACTCGATTCGCAAAGAACGGCTCATTGCACTCGGCTTAAAGGATGATGCGAATTATGCCCGCGTCGAACGCATTACGAATGAAATACAGCATTTTGAAAATGTTGTGAAAAAAATTGGTTGTCCAGTTATTGATGTGACGAATCGTGCTGTGGAAGAAACTGCAAATGTTATTTTAAACGAAATTACAAATCGCAATCGAAACCGTTAAGTAGCATAAATATTCACATGTGACATGGACGTATAATGTGAGAGGAGGACCGCCCATTGAATAGGGGTGGTTCTTCTTTTGCGGATGATGTAAAATAGTTTTTTGGAATACCGGTGTGAATTAAGAGAAAAAATCTTTGTACTAGTGTAATATAAAAGTTTCGAAGTATAATCGAAAATATTTTGTCGAATACAAAGGGTTTTTGAATAATTTCTCGAAATCAAGTAGATAGGGTGGAAAATGGTGATACGATGACGAGAATACCAGAGGAAACAATCGAAGCAGTTCGTTCACAAACGGATATTGTCGATTTAATCGGCGAATACGTGCAACTGACGAAAAGAGGTAAAAACTGGTTCGGACTCTGCCCATTCCATGGCGAAAGTACCCCATCTTTTTCAGTCTCAGAGGACAAGCAATTATTCCATTGTTTTGGATGTAGTGCTAGTGGTAATGCCATCACTTTTGTAATGGATATTGAGAATAGTCCGTTTACGGAGGCGGTTGTGAAGCTTGCAGAGCGAACTGGGATTGAAATAGATGTAACTGTAAGTGAAGGGGCTGGAGCGAAACCACACAATGAGTATAAGCAAATGATTGAAGCACATGCCCTAGCCGCTAATTTTTACAGTCATTTACTTTTAAACACTGTGGAAGGTGAAGAAGCACTACAATATCTTGAAAAAAGAGGGTTTACGCGAGAGAGTATCGAAAAATATGGAATTGGGTGGTCGCTCAATGAGCGAGATGCACTAGCCAATTTACTGAAACGAAAAAGTTTCGACATGAGAGAAATGGAACGTGCTGGGCTTTGTATCATGAAAGATGATGGAACAGGCTATTTCGATCGATTCCGTGGACGTATTATGTTTCCCCTTCATGACGATAATGGCAACGTCGTAGCATTTTCAGGACGCATTCTTGTAGCGATGAATCAGGAGGCCAAATACCTCAATAGTCCTGAAACCCCGATCTTTGAAAAAAGTCGAATATTATATAATATGCATAATGCACGTCTTAACGTCCGAAAATCGGGTAAAGTAATACTGTTTGAAGGTTTTATGGATACGATAGCAGCTGATCGAGCCGGTGTGTCGAATGGTGTCGCCGTAATGGGGACATCCTTATCAGATGCACATCTTATAAAGTTAAAACGCATGGCTAAAAACATGATTATTTGCTGTGATGGCGATGATGCAGGATGGGAAGCAGCAAAACGTTTTGCAATTATGGCCGCAAAAAAAGAAATGGATGTTGAAATAGCGCTTTTACCAGGGCGTATGGATCCAGATGACTACATTAGTGAATATGGTGGAGATGCTTTCCGAGAGAAAATTATCGACAACCCACATTCGTATATGTCTTTCATCATGGCTTATGCTAAACGATCTAAGAATTTATCCTATGAAAATGATGTATTGCAATACATTCATGAGGTGTTAGAAGAATTAGCATTGCGTACATCTCCAGTTGAAAGGGATTTATACATTCGCCAACTTTCGACAGAAACAGGCATTTCAGACGAAGCTATTCATCAACAATTTATGAAAATGGCGGGGCAACGCGCAAAACAAGCGAAAGCTGAGCCGTTACAAGAACGTCCAGTTCAAACAGCGGTCATGATTCCTGACAAGAAGAGAACGGGGACAGAGCGGGCGGAGCGTTTGCTGCTCTGCCACTTGATGAACGATGGCGCTTTGTTTGATCGAATTCGGGAGAACAAGCACGAATTGTTTATCCGGGATGACTATGCTGCGTTATTTGTGCGGTTGGCGGGGTTTTATGAACAATTTGGAACTCCGGATTTTCATCGGTTCGCCGAGTCATTGGAGGACCGTGAATTACGGAAAATTGTTTTGGAAGCCGCCATGGTTGAGAGAGACCCGGAACATGCAGAACAAGAAATTGAGGATTGCATTCATTATTTAGAAAAATATCGAATAACGATGACAATTCAAGAGAAAATGCACGAATCGAAAGTAGCAGAAAAGAGCAATGATCATACCCGGGCGCTGGAGCTGGCCAGGGAAATTATACAGCTCCGGAAATCATTGTCGGCATTGTAGCCGTATTCCGGTGTACGAAGGAGGAACGGGTAAGATGAGTAAAAAAGAACTATCTGGAGAATTGGAAAACGAGATGACAATAGAAGAGGCAAAAGCGAATTTATTAGAAGCAGGGAAGAAGTCAGGTGAACTGACGCTGGACGAGGTGACAGAAAAATTATCCGCATACGAGATGGAGCCGGATCAATTTGAAGAATTCCTTGACCAAATTGAAGCACAAGGGATTGAAATGGATCGTAAAGCAGAGGACGAGCCTAGCGAAAGCGGAGCAAAAGGAGCTGCTGAAGATTCACAATTCGATTTGAATGATCTAAGCGTGCCACCAGGTGTTAAAATCAATGACCCGGTACGTATGTATTTGAAAGAAATCGGTCGGGTAGACCTCCTTACAGGGGAGGAAGAAGTCAAGCTCGCGATTCGTATTATAGAAGGCGATGAAGAGGCGAAAAAGCGACTTGCGGAAGCAAACCTTCGTCTCGTTGTTAGTATTGCTAAACGCTACGTAGGTCGTGGTATGTTGTTCTTGGATTTAATTCAGGAAGGGAATATGGGGCTTATTAAAGCGG from Sporosarcina sp. FSL K6-1522 includes the following:
- a CDS encoding PhoH family protein yields the protein MDEQLIHLHVEDPNEAVMLLGISDQNMKLIEENLQVSIMTRGETISLNGDATQIASAKVLLEQLLKVIRKGININQRDVLTAIEMVKSGTIEYYSELYDEEIARNMKGKAIRAKTIGQREYVQAIRRRDLVFCIGPAGTGKTYLAVVLAVQAMKTGSAKKIVLTRPAVEAGESLGFLPGDLKEKVDPYLRPLYDALHDVLGTEHTDRLIERGVIEVAPLAYMRGRTLDDAFVILDEAQNTTKAQMKMFLTRLGFGSKMVITGDKTQIDLPKGTESGLITAEKVLHQVTDIHFQYLEQGDVVRHPIVAKIIEAYEKEQSS
- a CDS encoding HDIG domain-containing metalloprotein; the encoded protein is MFQPIIKLVKSLKFNYFSIFFIGLSVLFLFTFMYGSVKKETYDVKSFQISQDTIRSLKTVEDTVKTEQDRQRAAQEIEPVYLFSEDVAKNRQAIATSLFDIIVGVKSSSVSDSASKDEKAAPTKEQVAEIRKQFASLEKEEPSLRLTDDAIVALLAQDIDVLLKMEHALVTIIGEELAKPIRTTDLSTVRYEVEQKLRLSDAIPSTSLQTLIVLSRSLVVETETVNEELTQKRVEQAKEAVEPTRILQGQVIVREGQVIDGEIYRQLELVGLLTNQSTVKPMAGLTLFVLFIGALLYLHFFTWNDNETVKKKSLLIVLTVFFLLIIMMKLISLIEKDFDVLLAFLFPTALAPMLIKLLTNERLAILGTFMTAATSGIILHEGYAAIIQMEVALYILFGGIISLYLLGNSGRRSSILRTSIGVSVSNILFIGFYLLMTQSSYELPELTFYLIAAITSGILSGALTIGLMPFFESVFGLLSDMRLIELSNPNHPLLKKVLIETPGTYHHSVMVANLSDAACEAIGANGLLARVGSYYHDIGKTMRPNYFIENQLAGQNPHDALPPEKSCDIIISHAEDGAKLLAKHKMPAEIVDIARQHHGTSLLKFFYVKAKEAGQDVTDEDYRYKGPKPQTKEIAIISIADSVEAAVRSMKEPTPQKIAGLVRAIINDRLNDGQFDQCDLSMKELKKVETVICETLNGIFHNRIEYPK
- the ybeY gene encoding rRNA maturation RNase YbeY; its protein translation is MMEFYFDDRTDSVDDGIHELVRNLLNHAAAEEGLTAETEISITFMTDEDIREVNAEYRGKDSATDVISFALEEVTEEEVLIVAEEGMPVVLGDIIISVETAKRQAEEYGHDYTREVGFLALHGFLHLLGYDHMTEEDELKMFGRQKDILASFGLER
- a CDS encoding diacylglycerol kinase family protein, which produces MQKFFKAFVYAGNGILHGIIAERNVKFHVLAAIITFGAGWITGLSRVEWFVVLILIGGMLALELMNSAVERVVDLVTQERHPLAKQAKDLASGAVLIFAVVSAVIGLMIFLPKWL
- a CDS encoding cytidine deaminase, with amino-acid sequence MDMKKLLDESKIAREKAYVPYSKFPVGAALLAEDGTVYHGCNIENSSYSMTNCAERTAFFKAVSEGVHTFKALAVVGDTEGPISPCGACRQVIAEFCDGAMPVYLTNLKGDVLETTVAALLPGAFSQEDLSYAAKQ
- the era gene encoding GTPase Era, giving the protein MQQNNKSFKSGFISIIGRPNVGKSTFLNRVVGQKIAIMSDKPQTTRNKVQGVVTTDDSQFVFIDTPGIHKPKHKLGDFMVRTARNTLKEVDVIMFMVNADEAIGRGDRFIIEMLESTKTPVFLIINKIDLVHPDDLLKIITTYTAEYDFAEIVPISAMNGNNVERLIETLTKYLPEGPKYYPDDQVTDHPERFIISELIREKVLHLTREEIPHSVAVVIEKIEREETREMVNVMATIVVDRDSQKGIVIGKKGALLKEIGTKARHDIEMLLGSKVFLELWVKVQKDWRNKPGQLKEFGFREDEY
- the recO gene encoding DNA repair protein RecO; this translates as MLNKWEGIILRSIPYGESNKIVTLYTKEAGKLTAMARGAKKPASRLAAITQPFTHGSFLIRTGRGMGSLEQGEPIDSMRHIREDLEATAYASYVVELIDRLTEDNERSQGVYGLLHEALHAINEQYDPEAIALFVEWKMLPIAGIHPVLHQCANCGATEGEFAFSFQAIGFLCHRCFHVDRYLIRISPTQLKLIRTFYTVPISRVGNLSLKKTTKQFMKKLVRTIYDEQVGVRLKSRAFLDQLEATPELLPRKEKSEEEGE
- a CDS encoding glycine--tRNA ligase, translating into MSKLSMEQIVNLAKQRGFVFPGSEIYGGLANTWDYGPLGIELKNNVKKAWWQKFIQESPYNVGLDAAILMNPKVWAASGHIGNFNDPMIDCKKCKTRHRADKLIEDALDAKGIEMVVDGLSFDKMSDLVQEHNVICPTCGAMDYTEIRQFNLMFKTSQGVTDSSANEIFLRPETAQGIFVNFKNVQRSMRKKMPFGIAQIGKSFRNEITPGNFTFRTREFEQMELEFFCKPGEDMKWYEYWRDYSKQFLLNLSMTEDNMRLREHNEDELSHYSKGTVDIEYKFPFGWGELWGIANRTDFDLKRHMEHSGEDFHYQDPVTNEKFVPYCIEPSLGADRVTLAFLCDAYDEEELEGDDKRTVLRFHPALAPVKAAVLPLSKKLADGAESVYAELAKHFNVQYDDSQSIGRRYRRQDEIGTPFCITYDFDSEEDRQVTVRHRDSMEQVRMPIEEVKAYIAKHLEF
- a CDS encoding helix-turn-helix transcriptional regulator; amino-acid sequence: MTHMELNKRQTEILAIVKADGPITGEQIAERLTLARATIRPDLAILTMAGYLDARPRVGYFYSGKKPVQSVADSMIGMKVRDFQSIPVVVAENISVYDAICQMFLEDVGTLFVVDSSSLLTGVLSRKDLLRTSLGNKDLEKIPVHVIMTRMPNITYCNKQDTLLFVAKKMIDQQIDSLPVVVDKGKGLEVIGRITKTNITAAFLSLADDHEL